One part of the Tunicatimonas pelagia genome encodes these proteins:
- a CDS encoding Crp/Fnr family transcriptional regulator — translation MNEYQKLLQNIRRHVSLGPTEEQRLLTIVRTTRIRRRQFIDQPGYVCLYRNYVVKGAFRSFFVDTEGKEHIVQIAIEDWFVSDFYSYITQTPATLFVEALEDSVILQMQYEDIEQLCTEIHALSEYFRITTERAFAFSRKRALSNLSKTAEERYLELLERYPNIVHRVPQKTIASYLGMTPEFLSKIRKKLASKS, via the coding sequence TTGAACGAATACCAGAAGCTACTACAAAATATTCGTCGGCACGTATCCCTAGGACCGACGGAAGAACAGAGGCTGCTTACAATTGTCCGAACCACCCGCATCCGAAGGCGACAATTTATCGATCAGCCAGGTTATGTTTGTTTGTACCGCAACTATGTGGTGAAAGGGGCTTTTCGCTCTTTCTTCGTTGATACCGAAGGCAAAGAGCATATCGTACAGATTGCGATAGAAGATTGGTTCGTCAGCGATTTTTATAGTTATATCACCCAAACTCCCGCCACGCTCTTCGTAGAAGCCCTAGAAGACTCAGTCATTTTGCAAATGCAGTACGAAGATATTGAGCAGCTTTGTACCGAAATTCACGCGCTAAGCGAGTACTTCCGCATTACAACTGAGCGGGCGTTTGCTTTCTCCCGGAAAAGAGCCTTGTCTAATCTGAGTAAGACAGCCGAAGAGCGTTATCTGGAGTTGCTGGAGCGATACCCCAACATCGTTCACCGGGTTCCACAAAAGACTATTGCTTCGTACCTGGGCATGACCCCGGAGTTTCTGAGCAAAATTCGGAAGAAGCTCGCTTCCAAATCTTAA
- a CDS encoding oxidoreductase, whose amino-acid sequence MKKHIWLITGISSGLGQALAQAVMEAGDYVVGTLRQPEQIEQFNRQYADRGAAILLDITNPDAIQATVERVTSEFDRIDVLVNNAGVGFVGAVEEASIEEVRNVFEANFFGTLALTQAVLPRMRQQRKGHIVQISSHAGIKAFAGFGVYNASKFALEGFSEALAQEVVPLGINVTIVEPGPFRTNFAGSRLGQAQQVIDDYATTAGAFREKLKSVDGQQEGDPSKAARAIIDLVNSANPSLRLPLGKTALKTIQMKLDSVAADLEANREIAERAVFM is encoded by the coding sequence ATGAAAAAGCATATTTGGTTGATTACCGGAATTTCCAGTGGCCTGGGGCAAGCATTGGCTCAAGCAGTTATGGAAGCGGGCGACTACGTGGTAGGCACGTTACGTCAGCCCGAACAAATAGAACAATTTAATCGGCAGTACGCTGATCGGGGAGCTGCTATTCTGCTCGATATTACGAACCCAGACGCAATTCAGGCGACAGTTGAGCGAGTGACTTCCGAATTTGATCGGATTGATGTATTGGTGAACAACGCCGGAGTGGGTTTCGTAGGAGCAGTAGAAGAAGCTTCTATCGAGGAAGTAAGAAACGTCTTTGAAGCAAATTTCTTCGGTACGTTAGCCCTCACGCAAGCGGTATTGCCCCGTATGCGCCAGCAACGAAAAGGGCATATTGTGCAAATTTCGTCGCACGCTGGTATCAAAGCTTTTGCCGGATTCGGAGTATATAACGCCAGTAAATTTGCGCTAGAAGGGTTCAGCGAAGCCCTGGCTCAGGAAGTAGTTCCGCTCGGCATCAATGTCACCATCGTGGAACCGGGTCCGTTCCGAACGAACTTCGCAGGAAGTCGCTTGGGACAAGCTCAGCAGGTTATTGACGATTACGCAACCACCGCCGGGGCGTTTAGAGAAAAGCTGAAAAGCGTAGACGGACAGCAGGAAGGCGACCCGTCCAAAGCAGCGCGCGCGATCATTGACTTGGTCAATTCCGCTAACCCTTCGCTTCGTCTTCCGTTAGGAAAGACGGCACTCAAAACGATACAAATGAAGCTAGACAGTGTAGCGGCCGATCTGGAAGCCAACCGAGAGATTGCCGAGCGTGCCGTGTTTATGTAG
- a CDS encoding RluA family pseudouridine synthase has protein sequence MLTPNVLYEDNHLLIVNKPAGWLVQGDRTGDPPLVDWGKEYLKKKYDKPGAVFLGVVHRLDRPVSGVVAMARTSKALARMNEIFKTRKVTKTYWALVQNPPPQPEDTLVHWLVKDSAKNKVTAFRAEKRDSKRAELSYRLVMSKNPPNLLFQRGKNGVHLLEVRPLTGRSHQIRVQLAAMGCPIVGDVKYGAAEPLPDASIALHARTLSFIHPVKREPMSFTADVPSLDLWQPFVSAEEPKND, from the coding sequence ATGCTAACCCCGAATGTTCTGTACGAAGACAATCACTTACTGATTGTAAACAAACCCGCGGGGTGGCTGGTGCAGGGTGATCGTACCGGAGACCCGCCGCTGGTAGATTGGGGGAAAGAGTATCTGAAGAAGAAGTACGATAAACCAGGGGCAGTATTTCTAGGAGTAGTGCATCGGCTGGATCGACCAGTAAGCGGGGTGGTAGCGATGGCTCGAACTTCTAAAGCACTGGCTCGGATGAATGAAATTTTTAAGACCAGAAAAGTAACGAAAACCTATTGGGCATTGGTGCAAAATCCCCCGCCTCAGCCAGAAGACACGTTGGTGCATTGGCTGGTGAAAGACTCAGCTAAGAATAAAGTGACAGCTTTTCGTGCTGAGAAAAGAGATAGTAAACGGGCGGAGTTGTCGTATCGTCTGGTTATGAGCAAAAATCCCCCTAACCTCCTTTTCCAAAGGGGGAAAAATGGCGTACATTTATTGGAAGTGAGACCACTTACGGGGCGATCGCATCAGATTCGGGTGCAGTTGGCGGCAATGGGTTGCCCTATTGTGGGTGATGTGAAGTACGGTGCTGCCGAGCCATTGCCGGATGCTAGTATTGCACTACACGCGCGAACGCTATCATTTATTCATCCGGTTAAGCGCGAACCCATGAGTTTTACGGCTGATGTACCATCGCTTGATCTTTGGCAGCCTTTTGTGTCGGCTGAGGAACCAAAAAATGATTAG
- a CDS encoding DUF6787 family protein — MTWIEKLRSRWEVNSVGQVIIILIVFACTGFSVLFLKQPLYNLVGITPETSIWIRVPFYLLTILPAYQILLLAYGFIFGQFRFFWNFEKKTFFRIFGKKLHH, encoded by the coding sequence ATGACTTGGATAGAAAAGCTCAGAAGTCGCTGGGAAGTTAATAGTGTCGGACAGGTAATTATCATTTTAATCGTATTTGCCTGCACCGGATTTTCCGTACTTTTTCTGAAGCAGCCCCTCTATAACCTAGTAGGTATCACTCCCGAAACCTCCATCTGGATTCGGGTGCCTTTTTATTTGTTAACCATTCTGCCAGCTTACCAGATACTGTTGTTGGCTTACGGTTTCATTTTTGGCCAGTTCCGCTTCTTCTGGAATTTTGAGAAGAAAACTTTTTTTCGCATCTTCGGAAAGAAACTTCACCACTAG
- the atpC gene encoding ATP synthase F1 subunit epsilon → MQLTIITPDQEVFEGEVESATFPGSDGSFQVLRNHAPLVSSLGKGDIAYRGKAGEGAVTVEGGVVEVLNNTITVLAERVISE, encoded by the coding sequence ATGCAACTAACAATAATTACCCCCGATCAGGAAGTTTTTGAAGGTGAAGTAGAATCAGCTACCTTTCCAGGAAGTGATGGCTCGTTTCAGGTGCTCCGTAACCACGCCCCACTAGTTAGCTCACTGGGAAAAGGGGATATAGCATACCGAGGTAAGGCTGGCGAAGGTGCAGTGACCGTAGAAGGAGGAGTGGTGGAAGTGCTAAATAATACGATTACTGTATTAGCCGAACGGGTGATAAGCGAATAG
- the atpD gene encoding F0F1 ATP synthase subunit beta gives MANTGKIVQVIGPVVDVSFDAQDAKLPNILDALTIARPDGTILVLEVQQHLGEDRVRTIAMEATEGLVRGTEVVDTGQPIKMPTSDEIRGRLFNVVGEAIDGLAQPDAGKGRPIHNPPPKFEDLSTSEEILFTGIKVIDLLEPYSKGGKVGLFGGAGVGKTVLIQELINNIAKAYSGFSVFAGVGERTREGNDLLREFIEADIIKYGKEFQHSMEEGGWDLSKVDMASLKESQATLIFGQMNEPPGARARVALSGLSVAEYFRDGDGQGQGRDILFFIDNIFRFTQAGSEVSALLGRMPSAVGYQPTLATEMGAMQERITSTRNGSITSVQAVYVPADDLTDPAPATTFAHLDATTVLSRKLAEIGIYPAVDPLDSTSRILSADIVGAEHYDTAQRVKNILQRYNELQDIIAILGMDELSEEDKQVVHRARRVQRFLSQPFFVAEQFTGLQGVLVDIKDTIKGFNQIMDGEYDHLPEAAFNLVGTIDDAVAKGEKLMAEAK, from the coding sequence ATGGCAAATACGGGAAAAATTGTTCAGGTAATTGGGCCGGTGGTCGATGTTAGCTTCGATGCTCAGGATGCCAAACTGCCTAATATTCTTGATGCTCTTACTATCGCCCGACCGGACGGGACTATTTTGGTGCTGGAAGTTCAGCAGCATTTGGGAGAAGATCGGGTGCGAACCATCGCGATGGAAGCCACCGAAGGCTTGGTGCGGGGTACCGAAGTGGTAGATACTGGCCAGCCGATTAAAATGCCAACCAGCGATGAAATTCGGGGACGGCTGTTCAACGTGGTGGGCGAAGCCATTGATGGGCTTGCTCAACCGGACGCCGGAAAAGGGCGACCCATTCACAACCCACCCCCCAAGTTTGAAGACCTCTCTACTTCCGAGGAAATTCTCTTTACCGGAATTAAGGTAATTGACTTATTAGAGCCTTACTCCAAGGGAGGAAAAGTAGGATTGTTCGGTGGAGCTGGAGTAGGAAAAACGGTACTGATCCAGGAGTTGATTAACAACATTGCCAAAGCCTATTCAGGATTCTCGGTATTTGCCGGAGTAGGAGAGCGTACCCGCGAAGGAAATGACCTACTGCGCGAATTTATTGAGGCCGATATTATTAAGTACGGTAAAGAATTTCAGCACTCTATGGAAGAAGGCGGCTGGGATTTGAGCAAAGTAGACATGGCTTCGCTCAAAGAATCGCAAGCCACATTGATTTTCGGACAGATGAACGAACCTCCCGGAGCTCGTGCCCGCGTTGCTCTTTCGGGGCTAAGTGTGGCGGAGTACTTCCGCGATGGCGACGGACAAGGCCAAGGTCGTGACATTCTGTTCTTTATCGATAATATTTTCCGTTTCACCCAAGCTGGTTCGGAAGTATCGGCTCTGTTAGGTCGAATGCCTTCAGCAGTAGGGTATCAGCCTACGCTAGCTACCGAAATGGGAGCTATGCAAGAGCGGATTACTTCTACCCGAAACGGCTCCATTACCTCCGTACAAGCGGTATATGTACCGGCGGATGACTTGACTGACCCGGCACCAGCGACGACCTTCGCCCACCTGGATGCTACTACTGTACTTTCGCGTAAACTAGCGGAGATTGGTATTTATCCGGCAGTAGACCCGCTAGATTCTACCTCCCGAATTCTCTCAGCCGATATTGTGGGCGCTGAGCACTACGATACTGCTCAGCGCGTGAAAAATATCTTGCAACGCTATAACGAGCTTCAGGATATTATTGCCATTCTGGGTATGGATGAACTTTCGGAAGAAGATAAGCAGGTAGTCCACCGCGCTCGCCGCGTACAACGCTTCTTATCGCAACCTTTCTTTGTGGCCGAACAGTTTACTGGTTTGCAAGGAGTGCTAGTAGATATTAAAGATACCATCAAAGGCTTTAACCAAATTATGGATGGTGAGTACGATCACTTACCGGAAGCCGCTTTTAACTTAGTAGGAACCATCGACGATGCCGTGGCCAAAGGTGAAAAACTGATGGCGGAAGCGAAATAG
- the icd gene encoding NADP-dependent isocitrate dehydrogenase, translating into MSEQKITIQDGNLHVPDQPIIPFIEGDGTGVDIWPASKKVMDAAVEKAYSGSKKINWKEVYAGQKSYDKSGEWLPAETLDTFREYLVGIKGPLTTPVGGGIRSLNVALRQELDLYACVRPVRWYNGTPSPVKDPSTTDMVIFRENTEDIYAGIEFQQGSDDEKKFASMLKDTFADRYKKVRFPDTAGYGIKPVSVEGTERLVRSAIDYAFQYKRDSVTLVHKGNIMKFTEGAFRDWGYNLAKQEFGAADYEGGPWQIIEKDGHNIIIKDVIADAFLQQILLRPAEYDVIATLNLNGDYVSDALAAIVGGIGIAPGANINYETGNAIFEATHGTAPKYAGQDKVNPGSVMLSGAMMFDYLGWTEAATLVRKGIEGSISAKKVTYDFERLMDGATLLKCSEFGDSVIEHM; encoded by the coding sequence ATGAGCGAACAAAAGATTACAATTCAAGATGGCAACCTGCACGTACCTGACCAACCTATTATTCCATTTATTGAAGGCGATGGTACAGGAGTAGATATTTGGCCTGCTTCTAAAAAGGTGATGGATGCTGCTGTAGAAAAGGCTTACAGTGGTAGCAAGAAAATTAACTGGAAGGAAGTGTACGCCGGACAAAAATCATACGACAAATCCGGAGAATGGCTTCCTGCGGAAACACTAGATACTTTTCGCGAATATTTAGTGGGTATTAAAGGACCTCTGACTACTCCCGTAGGTGGCGGTATTCGCTCACTCAATGTTGCTCTACGACAGGAGCTTGATTTATACGCTTGCGTGCGTCCGGTACGCTGGTACAATGGCACTCCCTCTCCGGTAAAAGACCCTAGCACTACCGATATGGTGATCTTCCGGGAAAATACCGAAGATATTTACGCGGGTATTGAATTCCAGCAGGGTTCTGACGATGAGAAGAAGTTTGCTTCTATGCTGAAAGATACTTTTGCTGACCGGTATAAGAAAGTGCGCTTTCCTGACACAGCCGGGTACGGTATTAAACCGGTATCGGTAGAAGGTACTGAACGCCTGGTTCGATCGGCGATTGATTACGCTTTCCAGTACAAACGCGACTCGGTAACGTTGGTACACAAAGGTAACATCATGAAGTTTACCGAAGGGGCTTTCCGTGATTGGGGGTACAACCTAGCCAAACAAGAGTTTGGAGCTGCCGATTACGAAGGTGGGCCTTGGCAGATTATTGAGAAGGATGGTCATAACATTATCATCAAAGATGTAATTGCCGATGCTTTCCTACAGCAGATTCTGCTACGCCCAGCGGAGTACGATGTAATTGCTACACTCAACCTAAACGGCGACTATGTGTCTGATGCATTAGCCGCAATAGTGGGAGGAATTGGAATTGCTCCGGGGGCAAATATTAACTATGAAACCGGAAATGCCATTTTTGAAGCTACCCACGGTACGGCTCCAAAATATGCCGGGCAAGACAAAGTGAATCCCGGCTCGGTGATGCTTTCGGGTGCGATGATGTTTGACTACCTAGGCTGGACTGAGGCTGCTACTTTAGTCAGAAAAGGAATTGAGGGCTCTATCTCTGCTAAGAAAGTGACTTACGATTTTGAGCGGCTAATGGATGGAGCTACGCTACTCAAATGCTCTGAGTTTGGCGATAGTGTGATCGAGCATATGTAA